The region CCGGGCATCTGTTGTTTCGCATCCTCGGTGAGTTTATTGGGATTGCGGGCGGGTCGTTGTTTCAGGTGATATTTCCGGCTGTTTTTGTCGGTTATTTTCTATGGCAGAAAAGTTATTATTCTGCCGCTATCGTTTTGCTGTGGGTCGGGCAGAGTATTTTGAATGTTTGGGTTTATGCTGCTGATGCGGTTGTGATGCAGCTTGTTTTAACAAGCGGCTTCACCGGCAGTGAAGGAAGTTTTCACGATTGGAATTATCTGCTGACCGCGACCGGCCTTATAAATTCCACAAAAACCGTCGCCGGTATTATTCGCTTCATCGGAACTGTTACTATTATTTTTGCGGGAGCATCGGCGATCTATTTTTCGTTTATACCTGCGGAAGACGATCTATGAAGGCAACTCTGATCACAGGTGCATCCAGCGGTATAGGCGAGGCATTTGCACGGCGGCTCGCTGCTGAAAAGCATGATCTTGTGTTGGTTGCCCGTTCAGAAAAAGCCCTTCACGAATTGTGCGACGAACTGATGCTCGAACACAAGATCACGGCCCATTACGTGACACTTGACCTGACCGAAGCAGACGCCGATGAGCGACTATTCGAAGAAACAGAGAAGCATGGATTTGAGATAGCTTGGCTTATCAACAACGCCGGCTTTGGCTCGTATGGTGATTTTGCGAAACTTGACCATGATACCGAAACGCGAATGATCGATCTAAATATTCGTTCGCTTGTCGCGTTGACGCACCGGTATTTGCAGGGAATGAGGAAGCGGAAAAGTGGAACGATCATCAACGTGTCGTCCGCTGCGGGTTTTCAACCGATCCCTTTTATGTCAACTTATGCGGCAACAAAGGCTTTCGTAAATTCTTTTTCCGAGGCCATTGCCGCAGAAAATCGACCGTTTGGCATACAGGTAATGGCACTCTGTCCGGGACCGACAAAAACAAATTTTCAAGCCGTTGCCAGACTTGATCTTCCCGTCGAGATCAAAGGCAAGCAAACTGCGGAAGAAGTTGTCGAAGCGGCTTTGCGCGGCGTCAAAAGTGGACGGACAAGGATTGTATCGGGATTTACGAACGACCTTGTGTCACGCGTCGTAAACTTTGTACCGAATATTGTTATTACACGTTTGATGGCCAGAGCATTGCGTTCGAAGTATCAGGAAGGCGAATGAAGTTCACGGTTTTAGGCAGTGGATCAAGCGGCAATGCCGTTTTGATCTCAACCGAGCGGACCAATGTTTTGGTTGACGCGGGAATGAGCGCGCGCGAAATTTTGCGACGGCTTGGTGAGGTAGGTGTCGCCTTCGATCAGCTAGACGCCATACTTCTCACTCACGAGCACGGCGATCACGCAGGCGGACTGCGCGTTTTGATGGGTTCGGTCAATTGTCCTGTTTATATTTCGCGACCGACTGAGGCTGCTTTCTACGACACTCGAAAAGGCGGACAAAACGGCGACAGCGAATCGTCCAAA is a window of Chloracidobacterium sp. DNA encoding:
- a CDS encoding SDR family oxidoreductase; amino-acid sequence: MKATLITGASSGIGEAFARRLAAEKHDLVLVARSEKALHELCDELMLEHKITAHYVTLDLTEADADERLFEETEKHGFEIAWLINNAGFGSYGDFAKLDHDTETRMIDLNIRSLVALTHRYLQGMRKRKSGTIINVSSAAGFQPIPFMSTYAATKAFVNSFSEAIAAENRPFGIQVMALCPGPTKTNFQAVARLDLPVEIKGKQTAEEVVEAALRGVKSGRTRIVSGFTNDLVSRVVNFVPNIVITRLMARALRSKYQEGE